In Candidatus Thermoplasmatota archaeon, a single window of DNA contains:
- a CDS encoding ABC transporter permease: MEDILKRFREFLLSNWFRVLLSASSLAVFIALWSLYSAWLHGDWPFPGSPRSSTPGFIPYPWHVLAAFFDSFTHQDPSGLYMTNHIYASLKRISLGFALAFCSAVPVGLLMGRSRNADAIGRPIMELFRPIPPIAWVPIFLIAFGFLWGPVAIVFLGIFFPILLNVILGARSVDPVLIDAARTLGARRIDVFAKVVLPFTLPYMMTGVKVGLGVGWMCIVAAEMLGAVGGGVGYYINNMAYQYGAFEKMYAGMLVIGLLSVLTTGVAAIFER; encoded by the coding sequence ATGGAAGATATTCTGAAAAGGTTCAGAGAGTTTCTGCTTTCGAACTGGTTCAGAGTCCTCCTCAGCGCTTCATCTCTTGCAGTCTTCATCGCCCTCTGGTCGCTGTACTCTGCCTGGTTGCATGGTGACTGGCCTTTTCCTGGAAGCCCTCGATCATCGACTCCTGGTTTCATACCCTATCCGTGGCACGTGCTGGCCGCATTCTTCGATTCCTTCACACATCAGGATCCGTCTGGACTCTACATGACAAACCACATCTATGCCAGTCTGAAGCGAATATCACTCGGCTTCGCACTCGCATTCTGCTCAGCGGTACCGGTCGGCCTTCTGATGGGCCGGTCGCGCAACGCTGACGCCATCGGCAGGCCGATCATGGAGCTCTTCAGGCCTATTCCGCCCATCGCTTGGGTTCCCATATTCCTAATAGCGTTTGGGTTTTTGTGGGGACCCGTTGCGATTGTGTTCCTCGGGATATTCTTCCCGATTCTGCTGAACGTCATTTTGGGGGCCAGGAGCGTGGACCCCGTGCTGATCGACGCCGCGCGGACGCTTGGGGCAAGACGGATAGATGTCTTCGCCAAGGTTGTGTTGCCGTTCACCTTGCCGTACATGATGACTGGAGTCAAAGTCGGCCTCGGCGTTGGATGGATGTGCATAGTTGCGGCAGAAATGCTTGGCGCTGTCGGCGGCGGCGTCGGCTATTACATCAACAATATGGCCTACCAATACGGAGCGTTCGAGAAGATGTACGCTGGGATGCTTGTAATAGGGCTATTGAGCGTGCTGACCACGGGAGTGGCAGCCATCTTCGAGCGG